The region GTCCTCGGTGACGGCCTCCTCGCCCGCGGCGAAGAACGCGCACAGCCGCAGGATGCGCTTCTGAGCGGCCTCGCCGATGGTCTTCCAGTCCTCGGCGTCCCTGCTCAGGTCGATGGAGGCGGGGTCCCAGAACCTGGCGTTGCCCTTGACGAACAGCTTCAGGGGCAGCGATTCCCAGTTCAGGCCGCCGTTGCTCAGGGAGTGGAAGCCGGTGCGGTCGGACACGGGTGGACCTCCGAGGGGGTGCCGGGGGGCTCTCTCCCGCCCATGATTGGACACGAAGCGGGTTCGTGTAAAGAGGGGCGGTGGTCCAGATCACGAAAACCGCGCACCCCGGATACGGTCGGCATGGACCGGTCTGGGGTCTCCGCCGAAACGGTACGGTCGGGGTGTCCCGTCCGCACTGAACGATCCGATCGGGGTACGACGTGTTCTGTGGTGATCCCGGCACCTCCGGCTACACCGCCTGTGCCGCCCAGACCCAGCTCTTCTCGCTGGCCTCCGCGATCCCCGCACTGCTCGGCCTGGCCCTGCTGGTCGCCGCCTTCGCCGCCCCGGGGGTGCGCGACGACCGCGCGCTGCGCACCCGGACCCTGACCTACTCCCTCATCGCCTGGGCCATCGCCGCCGGGACCTACGTCATCGGCGGCCTGCCCTCCTTCTAGGGGTGCTCGGCGGACGCCCCCGCGCGGTCCGGCGGATCCCCCGCAGGACGACGGGCCCCGGGCGGCCCGGGGCGCGGGGCGGAATGATCCACCGGACACGCCCTCGCCGGGCGGACCCCCGCTCCGGCCCGCCGCCGCCCTCTGCAGACGGCCCGCTCCCGTCGGCGTCCCCGGGGGACGGCCGACACCGCGCGGACCCCCGCGGTGCGGGGGAGCACCCGGGAACGGGCTCCGGACCCGGGCCGCCCCGCCCCCTCAGACCTCGCCGCCGGCCAGGATGTCGGCGGCGTCGGTGATCCGGTAGGCGTACCCCTGCTCGGCCAGGAACCGCTGCCGGTGCGCGGCGTAGTCCTGGTCCAGGGTGTCGCGCGCGATCACCGCGTAGAACCGCGCCGACCGGCCGTCGGACTTGGGCCGCAGCACCCGGCCCAGCCGCTGCGCCTCCTCCTGTCGGGACCCGAACGACCCCGACACCTGGATCGCCACACCGGCCTCGGGCAGGTCGATCGAGAAGTTGGCGACCTTGGATACCACCAGGGTCCGCAGCTCCCCGGACCGGAACGCGGCGAACAGCCGCTCCCGCTCCGCGGTGCGGGTCTCGCCCTTGATCACCGGGGCGCCCAGCGCCTCGCCCAGTTCGTCCAGCTGGTCGATGTAGGAGCCGATCACGAGCACCTGCCCGTCGGCGTGCCGCTCCACCAGCTCCCGCACCACCGCCGTCTTGGCCTCGGAGGACGCGCAGAACCGGTAGCGGTCCTCCGGCTCGGCCGTCGCGTACGCCAACCGCTCGGACTCCGACAGGTCCACCCGCACCTCGACGCAGTCCGCCGGGGCGATCCAGCCCTGGTTCTCCATGTCCTTCCACGGGGCGTCGTACCGCTTGGGCCCGATGAGGGAGAACACGTCGCCCTCGCGGCCGTCCTCGCGCACCAGCGTCGCGGTCAGCCCCAGCCGCCGCCGGGCCTGGAGGTCCGCGGTCATCCGGAAGATCGGCGCGGGCAGCAGGTGCACCTCGTCGTAGACCACCAGGCCCCAGTCGCGGGCGTCGAACAGCTCCAGGTGCGTGTACACGCCCTTCCGCTTGGCCGCCATGACCTGGTAGGTCGCGATGGTGACCGGCCGGATCTCCTTGCGGGTGCCCGAGTACTCGCCGATCTCGTCCTCGGTGAGCGTGGTCCGCCGCAGCAGCTCGGCCTTCCACTGGTGCACCGACACGGTGTTGGTGACCAGGATGAGCGTGGTCGCGCCGGTCATCGCCATCGCGGCGGCGCCCACCACGGTCTTGCCCGCCCCGCAGGGCAGGACCACCACGCCCGAACCGCCCGCGTGGAAGCCCTCGGCGGCGGCGCGCTGGTAGTCGCGCAGCTCCCAGCCGTCCTGGACCAGGTCGATCCTGTGCGCCTCGCCGTCGACGTACCCGGCCGCGTCCTCGGCGGGCCAGCCGATCTTGAGCAGCGCCTGCTTGAGGTTGCCGCGCTCGCTGGGGTGCACCGCCACGGAGTCGTCGCCGAGCCGCTCGCCCAGCATGCCCCTGAGCCGCTTGGAGCGGACCACCTCCTCCAGCACCGGCCGGTCGGAGGAGCGCAGGACGAGCCCGTGCACCGGGTCGCCCTCCAGCCGCAGCCGTCCGTAGCGGTCCATGGTCTCGGCGATGTCCACCAGCAGCGAGTGCGGCACGGGGAACTTCGAGAAGCGGATCAGGGCGTCCACGACCTGCTCGGCGTCGTGCCCCGCGGCGCGCGCGTTCCACAGCGCCAGCGGGGTGATCCGGTAGGTGTGCACGTGCTCGGGGGCGCGCTCCAGCTCCGCGAAGGGGGCGATGGTGCGGCGGCACTCGTCCGCGGACTCGTGGTCGACCTCGAGCAGGAGGGTCTTGTCGGACTGGACGATCAGGCAGGACACACGGAACCTTCCGTCGGGAGGCGGGCGTCGGGAGGGGGCGGCCCCAGGTGCAACACCCCGGGGGCCCCGATCATGCCCGGGTCAGGCCGACGAGGCGATGGCGAACACCACGAGGGCGATGTAGCCCACGATGATGACGCCGAGGATCCCGAAGTTGATCCACACCGAGAGCCAGGCGTTCTTGGTCAGCCGCTCCCCGCGCTCGGGGTCGTACTTCTCGCCGAGGGCCAGGGCGCCGAACACGATGCCGGGGAT is a window of Nocardiopsis changdeensis DNA encoding:
- a CDS encoding DNA repair helicase XPB, with protein sequence MSCLIVQSDKTLLLEVDHESADECRRTIAPFAELERAPEHVHTYRITPLALWNARAAGHDAEQVVDALIRFSKFPVPHSLLVDIAETMDRYGRLRLEGDPVHGLVLRSSDRPVLEEVVRSKRLRGMLGERLGDDSVAVHPSERGNLKQALLKIGWPAEDAAGYVDGEAHRIDLVQDGWELRDYQRAAAEGFHAGGSGVVVLPCGAGKTVVGAAAMAMTGATTLILVTNTVSVHQWKAELLRRTTLTEDEIGEYSGTRKEIRPVTIATYQVMAAKRKGVYTHLELFDARDWGLVVYDEVHLLPAPIFRMTADLQARRRLGLTATLVREDGREGDVFSLIGPKRYDAPWKDMENQGWIAPADCVEVRVDLSESERLAYATAEPEDRYRFCASSEAKTAVVRELVERHADGQVLVIGSYIDQLDELGEALGAPVIKGETRTAERERLFAAFRSGELRTLVVSKVANFSIDLPEAGVAIQVSGSFGSRQEEAQRLGRVLRPKSDGRSARFYAVIARDTLDQDYAAHRQRFLAEQGYAYRITDAADILAGGEV